The sequence TTTGCTTGTCCCTTCCTGAAAGAGAAATGGAATCATTCGAAACAGAATAGACTGAAGTATTCGCCAATTTCGAAAGTTCTTTGTCATTCAATTCCAGCTTTAAAGGATGTTCCGTTCCGTCAGCCGATTGCGGGACCATTTCCAGAGACTGGCGATGATCATCCAGATAGTTCTTCAAGCGAAAGGAAGTAAGGAGGGCACCTTGATTTGTGAATTCGGCCCGGTAAAGCGGCGTATCCACAACCACCACCTTTGCCGGTTCCGCCGTTGTGGGAGTCGCCGGCGCTACAGAAGGCGCGGGAGCAGTTGGAGTAGGTGCGGGCGCTGGTGTCGTCGTGGTCTTTGAAGGAGTCGAAGGAGCCGGCGCCGTAACCGTTTTGCGAGGCAGTTTTTTCTCCATTGGCTGGAGAACAAATTGATAATAGAGAAAATAAAATAAGGAAAAACCAACTAGAAAAAAGATTAATTTTTTATCCATAATTTACCGTACCGGATCGAACCCTCCTTTACAGAAAGGATTGCATCGGAGAATTCGTTTGATGCCAAGATATATTCCTTTGAACGCCCCATACTTTGAAACGGCATCGTGAGCGTATTGCGAACAGGTCGGTGTAAACCGGCACGCCGGTATCAACAACGGGGAAAGAAATCTTTGATAAAACCGCAGAAGTGACAGCACAACGATACTTCCCGCGCTTTGATTCATCGCAAATGCCGCGAAACAACCTTTCGAAATTCTTCTTCGAATTCTGAACATCTTAGATTGAGAATCTCTTTCTCAGCAATAAAGATCAAGTCCACCGGCTGGCGAAAGTCGGTTTTCATCTTTCGGAAAGTTTCCCGGACCATACGCTTAATATAATTCCGTTTGGCAGCAGATCCGATTTTCGCTTTCACTTGAATTCCAAGACGGGGAAGGGGGAGGCGATTCGGTAGCGAATAGACCACGAAATAACGGGTACCTGTTCGTTTTCCCCTGGAGAAGACGCGTCTGAATTCAGTGGATTTTCTAAGTCGATGTTCTTTCGAG is a genomic window of bacterium containing:
- the rnpA gene encoding ribonuclease P protein component, producing MPEKRDESFSKEHRLRKSTEFRRVFSRGKRTGTRYFVVYSLPNRLPLPRLGIQVKAKIGSAAKRNYIKRMVRETFRKMKTDFRQPVDLIFIAEKEILNLRCSEFEEEFRKVVSRHLR
- the yidD gene encoding membrane protein insertion efficiency factor YidD; translation: MNQSAGSIVVLSLLRFYQRFLSPLLIPACRFTPTCSQYAHDAVSKYGAFKGIYLGIKRILRCNPFCKGGFDPVR